The genome window GAACACTTTCCGCCCCATTACTTCTACAAGCTCTCCAGATTCCTCTCGTTCTTGAAGATCGCTTGTTAAATATCTATGAAACGCaagaaaattaagataatAAAGGTAGATCTAGGTACACTAAGTTTAATGATGGCTTACCTAAAGTGATATCCATTTTCAGTCAGTTCATTAACTTCTTCCACTATTTTTGCACCTGGAAGTGCATAAAGAGATCTTGCTAACACAAGAAGAATTAGcgatattattttgtttaagttCTTCATAGTGAAGTTGCAGATCAAATGTAATGTTTTCTGATGGAAAAGATGCATTTAGAAGTGATTTTGCCAAGGTAACAGCAATAGTAATCGGTTTTAGTgatgcaataataaaattatacttaTTTATGATGATGATaggttttttcatttttcatttaagatATCTCTTCAAGAATTTGATATTCCGTCTATCCCTCCTATTAAAATTACcgaataacaaataaaataagaacaCAAGGCACACAAGgaatttacaacttttgtaattcatttcttaaaaaaatgctttctcGTAtgataatacagggtgttctcaAAAATGTGGGGGAAATGCTGGAAACGAAAAATTCTTAACCAAAGATTGTACTTAtgcttataaattgttttccaaaaacttacctTTAAAGAAATACagttcttcaaaatttgatagcgAAAATGGCTTTTTCTAAATGAGTTTTCTTCcagttgataaaatttaatgaatttatttcaaagtaatacatttattttaaacaattttaacataaaaatgtttcatttagAATATAGGTGATAGAGCAAAATATACacgcaaaatttcattactctTGTAAAACCGCCTTTGGACCAAATGgtgtttttctgaaaaacgaTTCGGGTTTTGTTCATTAACCAAGAGTACTTTTCTTCAGGAACGCCGGAAATCTAATAAAccatataataattttaaaaacccaaGACCTTAAAAGTTTAGGGATAGAGGAGTTGAGGGTAGCCTCCCATCCGCCTCCCTGCAGATGTAGAAAGAAGTGTTAGGTACGATCTTATTAACCTTGGTATAATACATTAACCTTCTTGATAATCTGCAGATTAAGTtggtatattatttaatagatGACctaatatttataacaaaattacattctgataattggaattaaaaaccctttcaaattaaatgtcaCTCAAACTAAAATGATATTTGAGATTCTGAAGTTGAATGCACCCCCGCGCAAGGGGTGATTTTATCGAACCTGTATTTAACGCTAAAATGTGCCCCCATCGAAAATAAAAcctaatttctaatattttgatcgtagttcaaaataatcagtggtacaccctgtataataggTCTAAAATAGGACTTGTTTGCCGGgtgatttttcatattaattcGAAGGGGTCATTTCTTTCTGGAGGGTTAGAGCAACTAATTTTTGACGCGGAAACCGTTACGAGTCGTCAAAACGGccttctttttttcattttgaaaattacgtTTTATAAACTTGTAATCTCAGCATATTGCTGAAGCTTAGCACAACGTTTCTCatcaaataaagttaaatatatGCTTTAATTGGAAATGTAGACTTGTGCGCATTTGATTCTTATTAATTCGAAGTGACACTTTTTGTCTAGAAGGCCGTaataagaattaatttttttacaaaaaaactttaaaaatatataaatttctcTGAAAACATTGAAGTATGAATTTAACtatttgaaacatttcaagGTTAATGATctctatattttatattttttggtgACCTCAAAATCATATTGAGCGCCGCAAAGAGCCCTGATAGAGTCTGTAGTATAACCGAATGTGTTATAACTTCGTTAGTGCTTGGTATTGGGACTCACTTTCATGCCTATTTTCGGGATAGCTATGAAAGTGATTTTCCATTAAGTCGTtggaaaagtaataaatttccaaGATCTTTTTCAGTCCTTTCAGTTCAGGTTCTACTGGTGTGAAATAATGTTTTGCATTATGTTCACTAATCGCTCCAcgatttctgtgaaaaaaaacCTGCTAATTTTgaatcgaattaaaaaatcttgggAAGGTTTCTCTTCATATTACCTTCAAGCATCTCGAATATGGTATATTTCATTTCGCTATAAAACCCACGATTTTCACGAGATGCAGCAGTAATCTCATAAAACCGCTAAATACAAAGATGCAAATAACTTGTTTTGGAAAAGAACATTTGTAAGAAGAATTCGAAGGCTAGTCTGCCTTTGGTTCGACATAATTGAACAATTCCCGCAAGATgaatactatttttaattttttgacaataatcTCCTTAGGAGTGTATCACTCAGTGCCTATTTCTAATAGTAAAAgtctattagttcgatatgAAGACAATTGGAATTTGGATAAATATAGATACGGGTAAAAAGAAACAACATGCAATGAAGGGTATTATAACTAATCTGAATGAGTCTACCAATATTTATGAACTTTTAGATTTGAAACTGATAATGGAATCTAAAGAGACGAAGTTAGAGAAATCAAagtaaaagtaataaataaattcttacCGTAAGTGGTTCCTATTCCTTTACTGGAGATATAGGAAAAAGATACATTGTGACTTACATATCTCCCTTTAATGCCAAATAGGGGAGAAATAGCCCCTCTTCCACTTGGTGAAAATGTGCCCCCTCCCGGAATCTCATCCCCAGAGCTGATTTCTTTGGCAGGAAGTAGTTTAGGTTGAAAACTGCAACAATtgagttaataaatttaacaataatgaacattttgtttttcttatttgttgAAACATGTAAATATACTATAATCTGCAATGTAAAATGGTATAAGACACTACTTcattaattgaatatttatgcTAATTTACACTTCATATTTCAACTGTTACTGGGATAAGATAAGTAATGAAACACCTCTGTTTTCACTTTTTACAATTCCCGATGTAGGAATACTGGAAGTAACGAATGAAATTATTGAACACGGATTTCGCTTTAGATAAACAACCATTGGCttgaatacagggtgtcccagcaAAGACTAGACACCCCGAATAACTAGTTCATTACAGTTTATGACAATTCGCTAGGGCACACTGATTGTAGTTTCAAGATGATCCAAATCTTTGTTTTCAATTCTGTGAAACATTTAGTGAACAGTTGTTGAATAATCCCAACTTATTTTACAATACATGTTTTTTCGATTAATGTACATTATTCTTAATTGGACAACTCAATAGGCACCAACTGCAGATACTGGACTGATAATAATCCACATTTACTGAGAAAAGCACAACCCTTGTATccggtaaaaataaatatttgagctGCAATCGAGGGCAATCACATTGTTAAAccgttttttattaatgatgcGTTAAATGGAACAGGTCCTATTGAATGGCCACTAAGTTCTCCAGACCTCACTCCCCTGGATTTCTTTCCATAGGGGTATTTGAAATCTAAGGTTTATAGGATCAAACCTCGAAGCTTTAGGTCAAAGCACTGTGTTGAAATGAAGCACCCTTGCCGCTGATATGTTTTCGAATGTTAGAGAATAATTCAAAGTAGACTG of Euwallacea similis isolate ESF13 chromosome 15, ESF131.1, whole genome shotgun sequence contains these proteins:
- the LOC136413746 gene encoding uncharacterized protein is translated as MHLFHQKTLHLICNFTMKNLNKIISLILLVLARSLYALPGAKIVEEVNELTENGYHFRYLTSDLQEREESGELVEVMGRKVFRIKGFFSFVVDGKKNTVTYSADDNGYLAKQKFGVGAVNRTVKPENGSARSQPVVLRIGSSTLASLTGGGLG